A stretch of Streptosporangiales bacterium DNA encodes these proteins:
- a CDS encoding DUF3263 domain-containing protein — protein MSIAAQSRAAADVPGELSERDAEILAFERKWWKYAGAKEQAIRDLFGMPATRYYQILNALIDRPEALEHDPMLVKRLRRMRASRQRARSARRGELASPAQ, from the coding sequence ATGAGCATCGCCGCGCAGTCGAGAGCAGCCGCTGACGTGCCAGGTGAGCTGTCCGAGCGAGACGCGGAGATCCTGGCCTTCGAGCGGAAGTGGTGGAAGTACGCCGGGGCCAAGGAGCAGGCGATCCGAGACCTGTTCGGGATGCCCGCGACCCGCTACTACCAGATCCTCAACGCACTGATCGACCGTCCGGAAGCGCTCGAGCACGACCCAATGCTGGTGAAACGCCTCCGCCGGATGCGCGCCTCCCGCCAACGCGCCAGGTCCGCCCGCCGCGGCGAGCTCGCCAGCCCCGCCCAGTAA
- the ugpC gene encoding sn-glycerol-3-phosphate ABC transporter ATP-binding protein UgpC produces MARVFFDKASRIYPGSDDPAVDALDLEVNDGEFMVLVGPSGCGKSTSLRMLAGLEGVDKGNIYIGERDVTNLPPKDRDIAMVFQNYALYPHMTVRDNIGFHLKIKRTPKAEINERVMEAAKLLELEEFLDRKPAKLSGGQRQRVAMGRAIVRQPQVFLMDEPLSNLDAKLRVATRTQIASLQRRLGVTTIYVTHDQIEAMTMGDRVCVLKDGLLQQVDTPLNLYENPANVFVAGFIGSPAMNLINGTISEAGVDLGDGYMLPLTPDQRGQVSDGKVVVGARPEGVLIGAEGDGLKATVELVEELGSDAFAYCSAVVPGHEDTQEITVRCDPKNTPVKGATVGLRLHEQSLHVFDGVSGERLSN; encoded by the coding sequence ATGGCTCGGGTCTTCTTCGACAAGGCCTCCCGCATCTACCCAGGCTCCGACGACCCCGCTGTGGACGCGTTGGATCTCGAGGTCAACGACGGCGAATTCATGGTTCTCGTCGGCCCGTCCGGTTGTGGCAAGTCGACCTCGCTGCGGATGCTCGCGGGCCTTGAGGGAGTCGACAAGGGTAACATCTACATCGGCGAGCGCGACGTCACGAACCTGCCGCCCAAGGACCGTGACATCGCGATGGTCTTCCAGAACTACGCGCTCTACCCGCACATGACCGTACGGGACAACATCGGCTTCCACCTGAAGATCAAGCGGACGCCGAAGGCCGAGATCAACGAGCGGGTGATGGAAGCCGCGAAGCTGCTCGAGCTCGAGGAGTTCCTCGACCGCAAGCCGGCGAAGCTGTCCGGCGGTCAGCGGCAGCGGGTCGCGATGGGGCGCGCGATCGTGCGCCAGCCGCAGGTCTTCCTGATGGACGAGCCGCTGTCCAACCTGGACGCCAAGCTGCGTGTCGCCACCCGTACCCAGATCGCCTCGCTGCAGCGGCGGTTGGGCGTCACCACGATCTACGTCACGCACGACCAGATCGAGGCCATGACCATGGGCGACCGGGTCTGCGTGCTCAAGGACGGTCTGCTGCAGCAGGTCGACACGCCGCTGAACCTGTACGAGAACCCGGCGAACGTGTTCGTCGCCGGGTTCATCGGCTCGCCGGCGATGAACCTGATCAACGGCACCATCTCCGAGGCCGGCGTCGACCTGGGTGACGGCTACATGCTCCCGCTGACGCCCGACCAGCGTGGCCAGGTCAGCGACGGCAAGGTGGTCGTCGGTGCGCGGCCGGAGGGCGTCCTGATCGGCGCCGAGGGCGACGGGCTGAAGGCGACCGTCGAGCTCGTCGAGGAACTGGGCTCGGACGCGTTCGCGTACTGTTCCGCGGTGGTGCCCGGCCACGAGGACACCCAGGAGATCACCGTCCGCTGCGACCCGAAGAACACCCCGGTCAAGGGTGCGACGGTGGGGCTGCGCCTCCACGAGCAGTCGCTGCACGTGTTCGACGGCGTGAGCGGCGAGCGGCTGTCCAACTGA
- the nagA gene encoding N-acetylglucosamine-6-phosphate deacetylase: MGYGHRQHRGEEVGVTVLAGGRLVGPERVTAGWLRVADGRLTDVGTGPPPAPTADEHSLQLDGYVLPGFVDLHCHGGGGATFTTDDPAQARAAADFHLRHGTTTMLASLVTAPLATLTGQAAVLSGLAADGAIAGVHFEGPFLSAQRCGAQDPAHLRDPDPGAVEALLDAAAGRAAMITVAPELPGALDLVRTAVAAGVVPAVGHTDATYDQARAAIDAGATVATHLFNGMRPLHHREPGPILACLSAPQVTCELINDGVHLDPRVVRFAAETGTACLVTDAISAAGSSDGTYQLGSLAVQVADGVARLADGGSIAGSTLTMDTAVRRAVQDAGLSLVDAARAASLTPAQALGLADTVGSLEPGKRADLVVLDDALQLTGVMRAGEWAIGP, encoded by the coding sequence ATGGGCTACGGTCACCGACAGCACCGCGGCGAGGAGGTAGGGGTGACAGTACTAGCCGGCGGCAGACTGGTGGGGCCGGAGCGGGTGACGGCCGGCTGGCTCCGGGTCGCCGACGGACGCCTCACCGACGTGGGCACAGGTCCACCGCCGGCGCCCACCGCGGACGAACACTCGTTGCAGTTGGACGGTTACGTTCTGCCAGGCTTCGTCGACCTGCACTGCCACGGTGGCGGCGGCGCGACCTTCACCACCGACGACCCGGCGCAGGCGAGGGCCGCCGCGGACTTCCACCTCCGCCACGGCACCACCACCATGCTGGCCAGCCTGGTCACGGCGCCGCTCGCGACCCTGACCGGGCAGGCGGCCGTGCTGTCCGGCCTCGCCGCGGACGGTGCGATCGCCGGGGTGCACTTCGAGGGACCGTTCCTGTCCGCACAGCGCTGCGGCGCGCAGGACCCCGCGCATCTGCGCGATCCCGACCCGGGGGCCGTCGAGGCGCTGCTGGACGCCGCCGCAGGCCGTGCCGCGATGATCACCGTGGCACCTGAGCTGCCCGGCGCGCTCGACCTCGTCCGCACGGCGGTGGCCGCGGGGGTCGTGCCTGCGGTCGGCCACACCGACGCGACGTACGACCAGGCGCGCGCGGCGATCGACGCCGGCGCCACCGTCGCCACCCACCTGTTCAACGGGATGCGCCCGCTGCACCATCGCGAACCCGGCCCGATCCTCGCCTGCCTATCCGCGCCGCAGGTGACCTGCGAGCTGATCAACGACGGCGTGCACCTGGACCCGCGGGTGGTCAGGTTCGCCGCGGAGACCGGCACGGCGTGCCTGGTCACCGACGCGATCAGCGCCGCCGGCAGCAGCGATGGGACGTACCAGCTCGGCTCGTTGGCGGTGCAGGTCGCCGACGGCGTGGCCAGACTCGCCGACGGCGGCTCGATCGCCGGCAGCACGCTCACCATGGACACAGCCGTACGCCGGGCCGTACAGGACGCCGGCCTCTCCCTGGTCGACGCGGCACGGGCCGCCTCGCTCACCCCGGCGCAGGCGCTCGGCCTCGCCGACACGGTCGGCAGCCTCGAGCCAGGCAAGCGCGCCGACCTGGTGGTACTCGACGACGCCCTCCAGCTGACCGGCGTCATGCGCGCGGGCGAGTGGGCCATCGGCCCGTGA
- a CDS encoding NUDIX domain-containing protein, translating into MLAAVLSVRDGRLHVLLWQRAQPPADGHWALPGGVLGAGESVEESVVRQLAEKVDVRDVAHHEQLAVFSDPHRRPGARRIATAFLGLVPTDADPRVPADTAWCPTDALPVTAFDHGAIVAGAVERLRAKLSYTNIGFALAPPEFTISTLRELYAASLGYDVDATNLQRFLTRRRQLEPTGGATASGPAGGRPASLYRFRTHRLAVTDEFVAFRPPR; encoded by the coding sequence GTGCTCGCCGCCGTACTCAGCGTTCGGGACGGCCGGCTGCACGTGCTGCTGTGGCAGCGGGCGCAGCCACCCGCGGACGGCCACTGGGCGCTGCCCGGCGGCGTGCTCGGCGCGGGGGAGAGCGTCGAGGAGTCCGTAGTGCGGCAGCTCGCGGAGAAGGTCGACGTCAGGGACGTCGCGCACCACGAGCAGCTCGCCGTCTTCTCCGACCCGCACCGGCGCCCGGGGGCACGCCGCATCGCCACCGCGTTCCTCGGGCTGGTGCCGACCGACGCCGACCCCCGGGTGCCCGCGGACACCGCCTGGTGCCCAACCGACGCGCTGCCCGTGACGGCGTTCGACCACGGCGCGATCGTCGCCGGCGCGGTGGAACGGCTACGGGCGAAGCTCTCCTACACGAACATCGGGTTCGCGCTCGCGCCGCCGGAGTTCACCATCTCCACGCTGCGCGAGCTCTACGCCGCGTCCCTCGGCTACGACGTGGACGCCACCAACCTGCAGCGCTTCCTCACCAGACGCCGCCAACTGGAGCCCACCGGCGGCGCGACGGCGAGCGGCCCCGCCGGCGGCCGCCCGGCTTCGCTGTATCGCTTCCGCACCCACCGCCTGGCGGTCACCGACGAGTTCGTCGCCTTCCGGCCACCCCGCTGA
- the nadA gene encoding quinolinate synthase NadA: MTQLVTEHDAEAATPLWQAEVRRLAQQRDAVLLAHNYQVPAIQDVADHVGDSLALSRIAAESSASTIVFCGVHFMAETAKILSPGKTVLIPDERAGCSLADSITADQLRAWKAEHPGAVVVSYVNTTAEVKAETDVCCTSSNAVEVVRSIPPEQDVLFLPDVFLGAHVKRVTGRENVHVWHGECHVHAGIDGAALASKAEATADAELFVHPECGCATSALYLAASGTVDADRVHVLSTGGMLDAARSTAAKSVLVATEVGMLHQLRKAAPDVDFQPVNGRASCRYMKMITPAALLRSLRDGTDEVHVDPTIAERARSAVTRMIAIGQPGGGE, translated from the coding sequence ATGACGCAGCTGGTCACGGAGCACGACGCGGAGGCGGCGACGCCGCTGTGGCAGGCGGAGGTCCGCCGGCTCGCGCAGCAACGCGACGCCGTGCTGCTCGCGCACAACTACCAGGTGCCGGCGATCCAGGACGTCGCCGACCACGTCGGCGACTCGCTCGCGCTCTCCCGGATCGCCGCGGAGTCCTCGGCGTCCACCATCGTCTTCTGCGGCGTGCACTTCATGGCGGAGACGGCGAAGATCCTCTCCCCCGGCAAGACGGTGCTCATCCCGGACGAGCGCGCCGGCTGCTCGCTGGCCGACTCCATCACGGCCGACCAGCTCCGCGCGTGGAAGGCGGAGCATCCCGGCGCCGTGGTCGTCTCGTACGTGAACACCACCGCAGAGGTGAAGGCGGAGACCGACGTCTGCTGCACCTCGTCGAACGCGGTGGAGGTGGTGCGCTCGATCCCACCGGAGCAGGACGTGCTGTTCCTGCCCGACGTGTTCCTCGGCGCACACGTGAAGCGGGTCACCGGCCGCGAGAACGTCCACGTCTGGCACGGCGAGTGCCACGTGCACGCCGGCATCGACGGCGCCGCGCTCGCGAGCAAGGCCGAGGCCACGGCGGACGCCGAGCTGTTCGTCCACCCGGAGTGCGGCTGCGCCACCTCAGCGCTCTACCTGGCCGCGAGCGGCACCGTGGACGCCGACCGGGTGCACGTGCTGTCCACCGGCGGGATGCTCGACGCGGCGCGGTCCACCGCGGCGAAGAGCGTGCTCGTCGCCACCGAGGTGGGCATGCTGCACCAGCTCAGGAAGGCCGCGCCCGACGTCGACTTCCAGCCGGTCAACGGCCGGGCGAGCTGCCGCTACATGAAGATGATCACGCCGGCCGCGCTGCTGCGGTCGCTACGGGACGGCACCGACGAGGTGCACGTCGACCCGACCATCGCCGAACGTGCGCGCTCCGCCGTGACGCGGATGATCGCGATCGGCCAGCCGGGCGGCGGCGAGTGA
- a CDS encoding L-aspartate oxidase, whose translation MSPGTPIQLAGVDLLVVGSGVAGLTAVLEARALGLRTLVVTKAGLPDGSTRWAQGGISVVLDELDTGDSVAAHVADTVTAGAGLCDETAVRAILAEGPAAVRQLTRRGAAFDRTAAGEYALTREGGHSAFRVIHAGGDATGAEVERALVAAARGDQTAILPHHSVVGLCVDERGVTGAQLLDGAGNQVLVPAGAVLLATGGVGQLYAATTNPPVAAGEGLALALRAGAALADVEFVQFHPTALWTGEPGGQRPLVTEAVRGEGGVLVDDAGRPVMAGVHPLADMAPRDVVAAAITRRLAATGTDHVWLDATGMDAFATRFPTVHASCLAIGVDPATAPIPVTPAAHYLCGGVAVDLDGWTSVPGLYAAGEVARTGLHGANRLASNSLVEGLVTGARAAHAIARERRQPAASVTPAPVVGRRVDRPTLQRLASSRLALGRDAAGLAAVDALLDTADPVAVTSGELAVDCAVTLVARAVAVAAAHREESRGCHVRHDAPRPLESWRRSTYLRLADPANDRSLDTVAPVGVNR comes from the coding sequence GTGAGCCCCGGCACGCCGATCCAGCTGGCCGGCGTCGACCTGCTCGTCGTCGGTAGCGGGGTGGCCGGGCTGACGGCGGTGCTCGAAGCCCGCGCGCTCGGCCTGCGCACGCTCGTGGTCACCAAGGCCGGCCTGCCCGACGGCAGCACCCGTTGGGCGCAGGGCGGCATCAGCGTCGTGCTCGACGAGCTCGACACCGGCGACAGCGTGGCCGCCCACGTCGCGGACACTGTCACCGCAGGTGCCGGCTTGTGCGACGAGACGGCCGTACGGGCGATCCTGGCCGAAGGGCCGGCGGCCGTCCGCCAGCTCACCAGGCGCGGCGCGGCGTTCGACCGCACGGCGGCCGGGGAGTACGCGCTGACCAGGGAGGGCGGGCACAGCGCGTTCCGGGTGATCCACGCCGGCGGCGACGCGACAGGCGCGGAGGTGGAGCGCGCGCTCGTGGCCGCCGCGAGGGGCGACCAGACGGCGATCCTGCCGCACCACAGCGTCGTCGGGCTGTGCGTCGACGAGCGCGGCGTCACCGGCGCGCAGCTGCTCGACGGCGCCGGCAACCAGGTGCTCGTGCCGGCCGGTGCCGTGCTGCTCGCCACCGGCGGCGTCGGCCAGCTCTACGCGGCCACCACCAACCCGCCGGTCGCCGCCGGCGAGGGCCTCGCGCTCGCGCTGCGTGCCGGGGCGGCGCTGGCAGACGTCGAGTTCGTGCAGTTCCACCCGACGGCGCTGTGGACCGGCGAGCCAGGCGGCCAGCGTCCGCTGGTCACCGAGGCCGTGCGGGGCGAGGGCGGCGTGCTCGTCGACGACGCCGGCCGGCCGGTCATGGCCGGTGTGCACCCGCTGGCCGACATGGCACCGCGGGACGTGGTCGCCGCCGCCATCACGCGCCGGCTCGCGGCCACCGGCACCGACCACGTCTGGCTGGACGCCACCGGCATGGACGCGTTCGCCACCCGCTTCCCCACCGTGCACGCGTCGTGCCTGGCGATCGGCGTCGACCCGGCGACCGCGCCGATCCCCGTGACGCCCGCGGCGCACTACCTCTGCGGGGGTGTCGCCGTCGACCTGGACGGATGGACGTCCGTCCCCGGCCTGTACGCGGCCGGCGAGGTCGCCCGCACCGGCCTGCACGGCGCGAACCGGCTCGCCTCGAACAGCCTGGTCGAGGGCCTGGTGACGGGTGCCAGGGCGGCGCACGCCATCGCCCGTGAACGCAGGCAGCCAGCCGCCTCCGTCACACCGGCACCCGTCGTCGGCCGGCGGGTGGACCGGCCGACGCTGCAGCGGCTGGCCAGCAGCCGGCTCGCCCTCGGCCGCGACGCCGCCGGCCTGGCCGCGGTCGACGCGCTGCTCGACACCGCCGACCCGGTCGCCGTCACCAGCGGGGAGCTGGCTGTCGACTGCGCGGTCACCCTGGTTGCGCGGGCGGTCGCCGTGGCCGCCGCGCACCGTGAGGAGAGCCGCGGCTGCCACGTGCGGCACGACGCGCCGCGGCCGCTGGAGAGCTGGCGGCGCAGTACGTACCTCAGGCTGGCCGACCCGGCCAACGACCGTTCCCTGGACACCGTGGCACCCGTAGGAGTGAACCGATGA
- a CDS encoding carboxylating nicotinate-nucleotide diphosphorylase, with product MTELDTAREVVRTALAEDLHLGPDATTAATVPADARSKARLTSRRPGVLAGLPLVDVVLGELLTADAYELHAERADGDRLPAGCVVATVTAPTCELLTAERTLLNLLGHLSGIATVTRAWVDAVAGTGCAIRDTRKTLPGLRPLEKYAVRCGGGVNHRLGLGDAVLVKDNHVAAAGSITAAVEAVRAHAPALPCEVEVDTLDQLDEAVALGVPLVLLDNMSVEQCADAVRRVAGSGTKLEVSGGLQLEQAHAYAQTGVDYLSVGALTHSAPALDIALDL from the coding sequence ATGACCGAGCTCGACACCGCACGCGAGGTGGTCCGTACGGCGCTCGCCGAGGACCTGCACCTCGGGCCGGACGCGACGACGGCCGCCACGGTGCCCGCCGACGCCAGGTCGAAGGCGCGGCTGACCAGCCGGCGGCCCGGCGTGCTCGCCGGCCTGCCGCTGGTCGACGTGGTGCTCGGCGAGCTGCTCACGGCGGACGCGTACGAGCTGCACGCCGAGCGGGCGGACGGCGACCGGCTGCCGGCCGGCTGCGTCGTCGCCACGGTGACCGCACCCACCTGTGAGCTGCTCACGGCGGAACGCACGCTGCTCAACCTGCTCGGCCATCTCAGCGGCATCGCCACCGTGACGCGGGCCTGGGTGGATGCCGTCGCGGGCACCGGCTGCGCGATCAGGGACACCAGGAAGACGCTGCCCGGCCTGCGCCCGCTGGAGAAGTACGCGGTGCGCTGCGGCGGTGGCGTCAACCACCGGCTCGGCCTCGGCGACGCCGTCCTGGTCAAGGACAACCACGTCGCCGCCGCCGGGTCGATCACCGCTGCCGTCGAGGCCGTACGGGCACACGCCCCTGCGCTGCCGTGCGAGGTGGAGGTGGACACCCTCGACCAGCTGGACGAGGCGGTCGCACTCGGCGTACCGCTCGTGCTGCTCGACAACATGTCCGTCGAGCAGTGCGCGGACGCCGTACGCCGGGTGGCGGGCAGCGGCACCAAGCTGGAGGTCTCGGGCGGGCTGCAGCTGGAGCAGGCACACGCGTACGCGCAGACCGGCGTGGACTACCTGTCCGTCGGCGCCCTCACGCACTCCGCGCCGGCGCTGGACATCGCGCTCGACCTCTGA
- a CDS encoding VOC family protein, with translation MRISFAQIFVNDQDRAVDFYTGKLGFQVKTDAAYGPGARWLTVVSPEDPDGPELLLDLPDEAASAFQKHVYENGRPAISLTTTDLGADYARLKEAGVGFTMAPTQMPYGGTDAVFDDTCGNYINLHQDWA, from the coding sequence ATGCGAATCAGTTTCGCCCAGATCTTCGTCAACGACCAGGACCGCGCCGTCGACTTCTACACCGGCAAGCTCGGCTTCCAGGTGAAGACCGACGCCGCGTACGGTCCTGGCGCCCGCTGGCTCACCGTCGTGTCACCTGAGGACCCGGACGGGCCCGAGCTGCTGCTCGACCTGCCGGACGAGGCAGCGAGTGCGTTCCAGAAGCACGTGTACGAGAACGGCCGACCGGCGATCTCGCTCACGACGACCGACCTCGGCGCGGATTACGCACGGCTGAAGGAGGCCGGCGTCGGCTTCACCATGGCGCCGACGCAGATGCCGTACGGCGGCACCGACGCGGTCTTCGACGACACCTGCGGCAACTACATCAACCTGCACCAGGACTGGGCCTGA
- a CDS encoding TSUP family transporter produces MDLTLIVVVAAIVAVASLLGGLSGFGYGLVAAPSLLAVGVPMPTIVLLNLGLGIITRGVALARLRRHVTRRATLLVAGSLPGYSVGALLLGRIDTEVLKVATGAIVIVLALVSLAMRKPAYQPAKGSFFFAGAAGGLLGATTSLNGVVPALVMTQARPPSREFIADLAAFFVGSSIFGLVAVLVGGISAPHGWLLLAISVPGSVAGNLIGTCAGTRLPAHVFRTIALFVVICAGVAAILA; encoded by the coding sequence ATGGACCTCACGCTGATCGTCGTCGTCGCCGCCATCGTGGCCGTGGCATCGCTGTTGGGTGGGCTCAGCGGCTTCGGCTACGGGCTGGTCGCCGCGCCCTCGCTGCTCGCCGTGGGCGTGCCGATGCCGACCATCGTGCTGCTCAACCTCGGCCTCGGCATCATCACCCGCGGGGTTGCCCTCGCGCGGCTGCGCCGCCACGTCACCCGCCGGGCGACGCTGCTGGTCGCCGGCAGCCTCCCCGGCTACTCGGTCGGCGCCCTGTTGCTCGGCAGGATCGACACCGAGGTGCTGAAGGTCGCCACCGGCGCCATCGTCATCGTGCTCGCGCTCGTGTCGCTGGCGATGCGGAAGCCCGCGTACCAACCGGCGAAGGGCTCGTTCTTCTTCGCCGGCGCGGCCGGCGGCCTGCTGGGCGCGACGACCTCGCTCAACGGCGTGGTGCCGGCGCTCGTGATGACGCAGGCGCGCCCGCCGAGCAGGGAGTTCATCGCCGACCTGGCCGCGTTCTTCGTCGGGTCGAGTATTTTCGGCCTGGTCGCCGTCCTCGTCGGCGGTATCTCGGCCCCGCACGGCTGGCTGCTGCTCGCCATCTCCGTGCCAGGCTCAGTCGCGGGCAACCTGATCGGCACGTGCGCCGGCACCCGGCTGCCGGCGCACGTGTTCCGTACGATCGCGTTGTTCGTGGTGATCTGCGCGGGCGTCGCCGCGATCCTCGCCTGA
- a CDS encoding succinate dehydrogenase hydrophobic membrane anchor protein, which produces MTKTMPAARRAVLSYLMVRVTGLLLAVLVTGHFAVTHIVNDVAATDASFIAERWSTVLWVVWDGLLLACALSHGASGVWVAIDDYVRPGRRRPWRSALVALTAVLLAFGVTVLVVGAAS; this is translated from the coding sequence ATGACGAAGACGATGCCCGCTGCCAGGCGCGCGGTGCTGAGCTACCTCATGGTGCGCGTCACGGGGCTGTTGCTCGCGGTGCTAGTCACCGGGCACTTCGCCGTGACACACATCGTCAACGACGTCGCCGCGACCGACGCGTCGTTCATCGCCGAGCGCTGGAGCACGGTGCTCTGGGTGGTCTGGGACGGGCTGCTGCTCGCGTGCGCGCTCAGCCATGGCGCGAGCGGGGTGTGGGTGGCGATCGACGACTACGTGCGCCCCGGCAGGCGACGGCCCTGGCGGTCGGCGCTCGTCGCACTGACCGCCGTGCTGCTGGCCTTCGGCGTCACCGTGCTCGTGGTCGGCGCCGCCAGCTGA
- the sdhC gene encoding succinate dehydrogenase, cytochrome b556 subunit produces MTAAQLVFLAGLTGVLVVVVAFTVVVLGSARRVDGGAFLSWALLRRIARSRNERAEAARWAFYAHRISGFGIFAFLCLHLVDVSLYVFSPALYDSVHALYGTAPLRVFECALLLAICFHTFNGLRLLAVDIGNVGLTGSLRMLGGVLVLTLGLGIAGSVVILGPVMA; encoded by the coding sequence GTGACCGCGGCACAGCTGGTGTTCCTCGCCGGGCTCACCGGGGTGCTGGTCGTCGTGGTGGCGTTCACCGTGGTGGTCCTGGGGTCCGCGCGCCGGGTGGACGGCGGCGCGTTCCTCAGCTGGGCGTTGCTGCGCCGCATCGCCAGGTCGCGCAACGAGCGGGCGGAGGCGGCCCGGTGGGCGTTCTACGCCCACCGGATCAGCGGGTTCGGCATCTTCGCGTTCCTCTGCCTGCACCTGGTGGACGTCAGCCTTTACGTGTTCTCACCAGCGCTGTACGACTCCGTGCATGCGCTCTACGGCACGGCACCGCTGCGGGTGTTCGAGTGCGCCCTGTTGCTGGCGATCTGCTTCCACACGTTCAACGGCCTGCGCCTGCTTGCCGTGGACATCGGCAACGTCGGTCTGACCGGCTCGCTGCGAATGCTCGGTGGCGTCCTGGTGTTGACGCTCGGGCTCGGCATCGCGGGCAGCGTCGTGATCCTTGGCCCGGTGATGGCATGA
- a CDS encoding FAD-binding protein, whose product MTVEIPDPADLTVVDTDVAVVGSGGAGLMCVLHVKDAAPELDVTVVSKGAVGRSGCTRMVQGGYNAVLDPADSVDLHLRDTLEGGKFLNDQELAHTLVTDAPKVIHELETRVGCFFDRGPDGRIHQKAFAGQQFDRTVHRGDLTGIEIMGRLRDQMFRVLPSELEDVRALDLVLDADGELTGLTALDVRTGKALLIRARVVVVATGGSATMYRIAAPAREKTGDGVAMCWRAGLPLRDMEMLQFHPTGLLADQARMTGAVLEEGLRGAGAYLFNAVGERYMARYDAERMERSTRDVVSRAGYTEIMAGRGTSAGGVLIDISHLGKAEVERLFPGMVERTRQIGQDLATGPVEVSPTAHFHMGGVLIDRDCRTELAGLLVAGEDSGGTHGANRLGGNGVAESTVFGARAGDTAVAEVVGRALREPDRAQVAASLARTYAPLSRTSGETPFPLTAELKDAMWLGCGVVRDGAGLRDCLGKIGELTARLEHVAVPGPAQVNYGWQEALDLANQLAVARAVVVSALHREESRGAHYRSDFPEQDDAQWSQYVVLRGNAEVETHQVQHTRLSPEEVS is encoded by the coding sequence ATGACCGTTGAGATCCCCGACCCGGCCGACCTCACCGTCGTCGACACCGACGTCGCGGTCGTCGGCAGTGGCGGCGCGGGGCTGATGTGCGTACTGCACGTGAAGGACGCGGCGCCCGAGCTCGACGTGACGGTCGTCAGCAAGGGCGCCGTGGGCAGGTCGGGCTGCACGCGGATGGTGCAGGGCGGCTACAACGCCGTGCTCGACCCGGCCGACTCGGTGGACCTGCACCTGCGCGACACCCTGGAGGGCGGGAAGTTCCTCAACGACCAGGAGCTCGCGCACACCCTCGTCACCGACGCGCCGAAGGTCATCCACGAGCTGGAGACGCGCGTCGGCTGCTTCTTCGACCGTGGCCCGGACGGCCGCATCCACCAGAAGGCGTTCGCGGGGCAGCAGTTCGACCGCACCGTGCACCGCGGCGACCTCACCGGCATCGAGATCATGGGCCGGCTGCGGGACCAGATGTTCCGCGTGCTGCCGAGCGAGCTGGAGGACGTGCGCGCGCTCGACCTCGTGCTAGACGCGGACGGCGAGCTGACCGGTCTCACCGCACTCGACGTTCGTACCGGCAAGGCGTTGCTGATCAGGGCGCGGGTGGTGGTCGTGGCGACCGGCGGCTCGGCGACCATGTACCGCATCGCCGCGCCCGCGCGGGAGAAGACCGGCGACGGCGTCGCCATGTGCTGGCGCGCCGGCTTGCCGTTGCGCGACATGGAGATGCTGCAGTTCCACCCCACCGGGTTGCTGGCCGACCAGGCGCGGATGACGGGCGCGGTGCTCGAGGAGGGCCTGCGCGGCGCGGGCGCGTACCTCTTCAACGCCGTAGGCGAGCGATACATGGCGCGCTACGATGCCGAGCGGATGGAACGGTCGACCCGCGACGTCGTCTCGCGTGCCGGGTACACGGAGATCATGGCCGGCAGGGGTACGTCTGCCGGCGGTGTGCTCATCGACATCTCGCACCTCGGCAAGGCGGAGGTGGAGCGGCTGTTCCCCGGGATGGTGGAACGTACCAGGCAGATCGGCCAGGACCTGGCCACCGGACCGGTCGAGGTGTCGCCGACCGCGCACTTCCACATGGGCGGTGTGCTCATCGACCGCGACTGCCGCACCGAGCTGGCCGGCCTGCTGGTCGCAGGCGAGGACTCCGGCGGTACCCACGGCGCGAACCGGTTGGGTGGCAACGGTGTCGCGGAGTCGACGGTGTTCGGTGCGAGGGCCGGCGACACGGCCGTCGCGGAGGTCGTCGGGCGGGCGCTGCGGGAGCCCGACCGCGCGCAGGTCGCGGCGTCGCTGGCGCGTACGTACGCACCGCTGTCGCGTACCTCGGGGGAGACGCCGTTCCCGCTCACCGCGGAGCTGAAGGACGCGATGTGGCTCGGCTGCGGCGTCGTACGCGACGGAGCGGGGCTGCGCGACTGCCTCGGCAAGATCGGCGAGCTGACCGCGCGCCTCGAGCACGTCGCCGTGCCGGGGCCTGCGCAGGTCAACTACGGGTGGCAGGAGGCGCTCGACCTGGCCAATCAGCTCGCCGTGGCGCGTGCGGTGGTGGTCTCGGCGCTGCACAGGGAGGAGTCGCGCGGCGCGCACTACCGGTCGGACTTCCCCGAGCAGGACGACGCGCAGTGGTCGCAGTACGTCGTGCTCCGCGGCAACGCGGAAGTCGAGACCCACCAGGTGCAACACACCAGGCTGAGCCCGGAGGAGGTGTCGTGA